GAAATACTTTTTATCAAGCCACATTCTATAGAGCCTGTCTTCTACCTCTTTAGGATTATATACTTTCTGCACTTCACATCCCCCTCAAAATGTTTTTATTTCATTTTTTATATTATTTCAATTTTATTTTTGTTTCAAACTTTGTGTTAAGAATATTAATTTGATGGGTATAAAGTAATTGTAATTTAAAAAATTAAATTTTACAAGGGAGGGTGTCGATTAATGATTAAAAGAGGAAGCGTATACAAATGTGAGATTTGTGGAAACATAGTAGAGGTTTTGCATGCAGGTGGTGGCCAGCTTGTATGCTGTGGAAAACCCATGACGCTGCTTGAAGCTAACACAGTCGATGCAAGTTTAGAAAAGCATGTCCCTGTTATCGAAAAGACAGAAGAGGGCATCTTGGTCAAAGTAGGTGAAGTTGCTCATCCAATGGAAGAAAAACACTACATCATGTGGATTGAACTCATTGCAGACAACAAAGTTTACAGAAAATATCTAAAACCAGGCGATGAACCAAAGGCACTGTTTGAAGTTTCAGCTGAGAATGTAGTGGCATACGAATATTGCAATTTACATGGACTGTGGAAAAAAGAATAGAAAATAAATGGGGGTTGCACACAAATTGTTGGTTTTCTTTTTCGTCTGCAACCCCCTATTTTAGCAAGTTTATTTTGAAAGAAGCCTTTTCGTCTCTCTCGCAATCATAAGTTCTTCGTTTGTAGGAACTATTAAAATCTTTACCTTGCTCTCAGACTTATTTATTTCAGAAATCTTGCCTTTTTCTACATTGAAGTTCTTTTCTCTATCATACAGAACACCCATATATTCTAAATCAGTCAAACATTTATCTCTCACAAGAGCATTATTTTCACCAATTCCCGCAGTGAATATAATAGCATCTGCCCCGCCTAATACAGCTGCATACTCACCTATATATTTTTTTACCCTGTAACAGAACATATCAATTGCAAGCTTTGCTCTTTCATTACCCTCATTTGCAGCTTTCTCTAAATCTCTAAAGTCACTGCTCACCCCTGATATACCAAGCACACCCGATTTTTTATTCAGAAAATCACTCATCTGCTTCACATCCATTTTTTCCTTCTCCATGAGGTACAGTATCACAGCCGGGTCAATTGTTCCGCTTCTTGTTCCCATTGCAAGACCAGCCAAAGGAGTAAATCCCATGCTTGTATCAACCGACTTTCCATACTTTATTGCACACACACTTGAACCGTTACC
The DNA window shown above is from Caldicellulosiruptor owensensis OL and carries:
- a CDS encoding desulfoferrodoxin — protein: MIKRGSVYKCEICGNIVEVLHAGGGQLVCCGKPMTLLEANTVDASLEKHVPVIEKTEEGILVKVGEVAHPMEEKHYIMWIELIADNKVYRKYLKPGDEPKALFEVSAENVVAYEYCNLHGLWKKE